In Rhopalosiphum padi isolate XX-2018 chromosome 3, ASM2088224v1, whole genome shotgun sequence, the genomic stretch GAATGCTAATGGACTTAAAAATCATAGAAACGAACTTCTTATCACTCTCCGAGAAAAAAGAATAGATATAGTACTTATTTCTGAAACCCATTTTACTAATACATCCTATGTTAACTTTCCTGGATATCATGTATACCGAGCAAATCATCCAGACAACTCTGCCCACGCTGGTGCAGCCATATATATTAGGGCTTCACTCGCATATACTCCATTACCTAACTTTCATACAAATCACATTCAATCGTGTGCAGTTTCCTTATTCCtcaacaatatacctattaccataGCAGCGGCATATTGTCCTCCTAAACACAAAATCTCGCCGGATAAATTTACTGAATTCCTATCcaccttaaataataattatatagttgggGGTGACCTTAATGCCAAGCATATTCAGTGGGGCTGCCGTGCCTCTAACCCTAGAGGTAACTCTCTCCTTCAAACTGCCCACCACTCTAATATCTCAATTCTCGCTCCACCTAATTTCACCTATTGGCCCACATCTCGTCATAAAATGCctgatatattagatatttttgtcGCCAAAATTCCAAATAGTCTTCACACACAAACTCAAAACTTGTTAGACCCGTGTTCAGACCACTCACCTGTATTGCTCTCAGTAGATTGCCAACCTCCTGATAAACTCAACTCATCGATGCTATCTCAATATCGAACAGATTGGGAAAAATTTGGTCACATCTTATCTGAGAAAACAGATTTAAAACTTTGTCTAAAAACAGCCCCCGACATTGACGATGCTGTTAACCTACTAACAAATAACATTCAATCAGCCGTCTGGGAATCAGCAATCCAACCACCCTTAAGAAAGGCTGAATTTAATCTTCCTATACACATCAGGACCCTCATATCACTGAAACGTCGTGCGCGAGCAATTTGGCAGCATTCCAGATACCCATCCGATAAGCGTCACTACAACGCCCTTACACTTAAACTCAAACGCCTCCTCGCTAGTCATAGATCCGAAGCTTATGCAAACTACGCATCTTCACTCTCACATAATGATGGTTCACTTTGGAAGGCCTCTAGGAAACTTTTACATATTCATAATCCACCCCCTACTCTACGTAATGATGATGGTACTTGGGCGGTCTCTGACCAAGATAAAGCAAACATATTTATGAAACACTTAGAAAATACCTTCCAAccgcattataatattctatcacCCAGCAAAATCCAAGAAGTTGAAAGCTTTCTCAACTCTCCACTACAGATGTCCCTTCCTCCTCGAGCCTTCTCCCCTGGTGaagtttactttaatattaaaaagctcCCAGGAAAAAAAATCCCCTGGATTTGATCTAATAACTGCAGAAGTAATCAGAAACCTACCTAAAAAATCTATCTTATTCCTAACACAAATCTACAACGCAATGCTCAGACTATCCTATTTCCCTATTCTCTGGAAATATTCTACTATAATTCTCATATTAAAACCCAAAAAACCCCCGGACACCCCGACTTCGTACAGACCAATCAGTCTTCTCCCAATACTTTCCAAGTTATTCGAAAAACTGCTATTAAAACGTATTCTACCTATTGTCGACACTGCAAAAATTTTACCTAACTCGCAATTTGGCTTTCGCAATAGTCACTCCACCATCCACCAAGTCCACAGGTTGGTGGACAAAATCTCCTATGCTCTGGAAGAGAAACTCTATTGCACTGGTGCGTTTCTAGATGTCTCCCAGGCCTTCGACCGCGTCTGGCATGCTGGtcttttatataaacttaagaTTCTTCTCCCTAGTCACTACTATTTAATCCTTAAATCCTATTTAGAAGACCGGCACTTCTCAGTGCGAGTAGGCTCCACCTTTTCTGTTCCCACTTTAATTAATGCAGGCGTACCTCAAGGTGCAGTCACAGCTCCCCTtctatttaacatatatatatctgaTCAACCTTCTTCCATCCATACTCTTGTTGGTGACTTTGCCGACGACAAAGCTATCTTAGCCTCTAGTTCTGATCCTCATCTAGCCTCCAGCTATGTTCAAGACCACCTACACCTTCTCCAAGCCTGGTACAAGGAATGGGGAGTTAAAATGAACGAATCTAAATCAATCCACTGTACTTTTACGCTCCGGCAAGGAGTATGCCAGACCCTCCTCCTTAACCTTCTATCGGTCGcgcggtttttttttcatatttggtCGCGCGGGGTAAAAATTTtccaaaatgtatgtattttgatGAACaaccgtatttatttatttaaaattatacattaagtacattttaatatttaaatccaaaattgtgttttttttttcaaattaaattaaattataatattaattttatatatattcttgttttatttacatttcttCACAGCAGCTTGGACACATTTCTATGAGATGATCACGGCAAATAAGTCTTGCACAATTTGTGCATACTTTTGTTGTCTTTCGATCCTTATTTCTGTCACAAAAAGAACATCTCCCTGATTGTCGAATTCGTTGAATTTCCTCTGTAGCATTTACATGAAatccatattttacaattttattttttatttcctttGGTAATGATATGATAGTGCAGCGATATTCCATATGCTCCTTCATCAATTCTCGagataaacatttcaaaaaatcaaGACGTGTCTTTTTGTTATTTGGGCAGTTTtcttgatatattatttgagcATTGACACCTCCGATGTTTAGCATAGAATAAAATACTGTCAATGGCCATCGGAAACTTTTCCTAGCTACTGTATAATTTTCCGTCATGCGATCCATGTTATCGACGGCGCCTTTGGTGGcattatataaagtaattatttccgGCTTTCTTGCTTCATTCGTATTTGTATCAATTGCTTTATCAAAATGCATTGTTGAAAgaactaaaacaattttattttttttcggcaTGTATGAAACCAACGTTTGATTTTTACTAAATGCAAAGTACGAAGATGTTATAATTCGGTGTTTTGTTTGAGTAAACTCGGGGGGGATCTGTCTTTTATTTTTCCGTAAAGTACCTAGTAGTGAAAGTTTATGTGTTTTTTGTAAATCGTTAGCTAACTCAACACTGGTAAACCAGTTGTCAGTAGTTACATTTCTACCAGTTTTTGAAATCGGTTGAATTAACCGTTTGACAACACTAGCGGCACCATTATCAACTTTGAACGGCCCATCAGGTTGTGTACCAGCATAAATTTCAAGATTTCctgtgtaaaaatttaaattgtcgcAGAgggcaaatatttttattccatattttgCTGGCTTACTCGGTATGTATTGACGAAATGAACATTTTCCACGGAACGCTTGTAATTTTTCGTCGATGCAGGTATATTCAGACATGGAGTAGGCCGTTTTACAACTGCTCacaaacatttcaaatattgtccgtatatgtgttattttatcaattttatgtcgTTCACTTCGACCTCGAACGTCATCAAATCTAATGCAACGGAGTATAAACCGGAATCTTCGTTCTGACATTACGCACGAAAATAGTTCTGCCCCTGTTCCATCCTTTTTCCATAAATCTTCCGAACTTCGGTGTCCACATTTTATAGCACCTAAgtatacatacacaaaaaaattgaaataaaaataatatggcaaatataatatgatataattataatattttataataatatatataatataaatatattataattatatattatatatatttattatatttacctatcatATAAAGAATTCCAATGACAGCTTTTATTTCTGCAATATTTGTGTCAGAAGCATCTCGTTCCCTCGTAAAATTTGGTCGTACCTTTTGGATGTATACGTTCGTATATTTGACTATAATTTCCAACAtagattttggaaaaaaaatataccacgAATCTACTATAGTTTTCGCTTGTCTCGAAGTTTCTTTTACACCTGATTTCTCGGTAAGAACATTCTGTGCATAGGCTCGTCTTATCTGAAGTGGTTTTTCACGGTTCCATTTAGTACCATCTTTACCATAATACGAATCGACCAACCGCATAGCCAAAGGTAAGTCGTCATCAGATTCATGATAACTTTTTTCATCACAAACATCAATAGTATCGCGTGTAATACCATTATCTTCATCCGAGTATCCCGACTGTTCCGTGTCTGTATCGTGATTCGAAACTTGTGATTGTTCAGCATCTTCATTTTCATCACTAGAAATATCACCCCAGATTTCCTCATCACTAGCATCATCTAACATTTGTTGAATACGTCGCCGTTGGAATTCGTCcatgttgtataaaaaaaataataattggtcgCACGGGGTAAATAATTTCCAAAAACGACACAATCAACGGTTAAAACTAACTGATTCACTAAAATAAGCTTTGGTCGAATCATAAATTCAGATAAACATGTTATCAACAGCTATACAAGATATAACGTAGGCACGTTATCGTGGGAAAGTTTTACTGATGTTTATATTTAGACTGGGAGATTATTTACCCCGCGCGACCGATAGAAGGTTAACAACCAACCTCTCCCTACTGCCCAGTGTGTACGCTACCTTGGAGTCAACATTGACCGTCGACTTACCTGGTCAgctcacattaaaaataaaactcgaaCACTTAATGATCGTTTTCGCCTTCTTCGGCCGTTCCTaacttccaaaaatattaagttacctACTAAATTACTGCTGTATAAACTACTACTCAGACCCATCTGGTCTTACGGTTTGCAGTTATGGGGCTCAGCCAAAGTATCAAATACAAACCGTATACAAAGGTTTCAATCCAAAGTCCTTCGCGTCATCTCTAAAGCTCCCTTCTATGTTTCAAATAATACCCTTCATTCTGACTTCAATTTACCCACCGTCACTGAACTAGCCAAGCTCCACTATAAACGATTCAATAAAAAGTTAACACATCATTCTAATCCCCTTATCGTCCAACTATCATCTGCAACTCTTCCAGGAAATCCACACAAAAGACTAAAAAGGCAATGGTGTCGTGAcctgcttatataatattaaaaaaaaaaaaaaaaaaaaaaaaaaaaaaaaaaaaaaaaaaatgtatatttatatatgtatgatgtttgctacttataagttataactactaTGTACTCATTGTAATAtcgttacttttattattattttaggattaaaactttaaattatatcatgctGAAGTACCTCCGATGGGTGGTCTCTTCCCTCTGTCTTTCTCTGTCTACTGTTCTATTTTATCACTTAAGCTTATTGTTCATTAATTGTAACAGATtgcgtaatataaaattttgttaaaaaaaaaaaaaaaaaaataatacgttaaaaacataaatgttaatgttttgtatcatacaaaatattctatatattatcattatttataaatattactatattagtattaaagtttttatttgttaggtTTAACATATCATTTAAGACCAAcctaagtaaaattataaattttattttaataaaacatactgttcaaatattcaatattgtttataaatttcttaAGTCACCTAATGaatgaatattgtatattaaacataatacaattcatttttatactattttaaaactacaatctaaatgtttactaaatattCATTCTGTGattctgtataaataaatatctatataaaatctatataaataaatcatacaattaatgaaaatagtCATGGTTATTGTTCGCACTAGGGGCTCCTCACACTGCGGTTGGCACCTAGAACTCGCACACCCTGGACCAGGTACAATagagctaatataaatattatacaagtgaaTTATAATAGGTGAATATAATagatctttattataattaataccaataaaataatagattagcTGAGATGATCAGTCTCAgactaataaaacatataaaataacaaaatatctgtcaaactgataataatatattaattacatatattctGTCCCATACcagaatatatgaaaaataacaataaatcaataaaatatactctgTCCCATACCAGAGTATATAACAAaacgaataacaatattataacatgtatatcatatatatagatatataatatacgtaatacaaCGAACTATATGTATtagctttattataataatattaaatacggcAATAGCCAAGGGGGGAATGAGACAACTgctcaatacataaataataatacaagggGGTGGTGCTGAGCTGCATCTTGAGCTGACTGGAACGACTTGAGCTGATGGAAACCACGAGGTTTTGAGTCCGAACTGAACGgtgtgaataaatataatagttaccaCACTAATACTGCTGCGAGCTGCAAAGGCAATGAGCTGCGAACTGCTGGAGCTTGTTGTCAATTGTCAACGAGACATATGACCTAATATGAATGATCTTCCAAAATGAGCGTTTTCACGGAACGGTGCATTGGACACAACCACAAAATGGCGTCGTCTTATTGCGAACGGCAAAAAGGTAAGAAGACAGAACTGTCCGGTAGAACGGCAACGGAAAAACAGAAACGAGTGATAGCCGCCCAACCAACGCGACGTCAAAAACATCGCGACCGTTGCGAGCTGCAAGTAGGCGACCGGGGTGAAGAGGAGCGTCTCTTCAGTAGTGTTACCAACCTGGGGCAGTGGGACTGGGCAACACGAACTCAGGTTGACGAAGTCCgaacagttataaattaaaaatgtcgaaatattatgatagatattgccaatacattaacataataaacaaGTAACAACTAGGTACATATTAAGTAAATAGTACTTTTATAAAACTATCAACATGTTTATTTTCACAgattaaaagatattattttcaCCATGTCTGAAATGTCTGCATAACTCCACAGAACTGATGACatgaatataaatcataaaaaatacaagacaagaaaaatatacattattataaattatattatattctacggatcataatataaaaaatgaataaaaaataacattaataataaaaaaattattattgatacaacAGTTCTGTTTGCAATAATTTGGATTTCATTGCAAACCTATCAATAGCCTTTTCTTTATCTATGTTTATTTCTGGTGAACATGAGAATACCATTAAATGGTCAAGCCTCGATTCACCCATTGAATACCTatgtttggtttttattaatttgagttTTGAAAAGGTTCTTTCGGCTGTTGCTGAAGTAGGAGGAAGTGTACATATTGCTTTATACACTGTATATAAGTTTGGAAATGCTGATTTCAGATTAAACTTGGATAACAGTTTTAAGATTTGAACCATTTTAAAATCTGACTTTTTGATATTTTCGATACTTTCCGTTTGAATATCATCATCACTATTTTCTGTGTCTTCTGCATCATggcaacttataaataatttggatatatttaaatcaacattttttgaatttatttcatcaaaatagtttttaaatatttcaaattctaCACTTAAATTTTCCTCATTCACTGCGGTTAAccattgtgttattttttaaaaaatatctttaggGTATTCTTCGCCAAATTTTTCAGGAGAAAAAAGTGTCCGAAACTTTCGGTATTTTCAGCGTAGGATTCGGTGTCTTATATACATAGACGTAATTAAGGGGGCTTGGGTAGGCCACTCTTCAGCCATTTAAGCCAACCtaaaatgaaaatgatttaaacatttgaaaacaaGCAAGTTATTGATATATGTAATACgtttttgtttacttatatcACAATAAGACACAATCGCGAGTGACACGAAAAAAAGGTGATGATAAATATGGAGTTTTGTGATAATGctgtaaaaaaaagttactgATGAGGTTGTGGGGCAGTAATGCATAGTAGGTGTAATACAACTATTATCAGggatttaagtaaaattattttataaatagaattatGCCAGTATTTTCCTTGTTCTGGAGAATATAAGGttattatgagaatttttgcAGCCTATGTGTTCTTTTATCATCTATTGTTACTCTATTTAAAGTGTATTCATGGTCATtatgtttagaatatttaattataatgttaaaatgagTTTTAATCACCCTCAAAAACCATAAAACGAGTTATTGGTATCAAATTCGCAAACGGTAATTTTTTCatctattgaaaaatgttaattgtagGTAATTAAATCTTTAACTTCAGTACTAATCAAACGTTCATACCAAAAGGTTGATTGTCCATTGTTATCGTCATGTCGTGCGTTGAATGCGATAAAGTTGTTTTTGCCGAACAAAAATATATCTTGCGCTGAATGTAAATCATACTACCATCCAAAATGCACGAAACTCGCTTTAATAtccaattataacaaattggGAATTGAAAAACGGCTTTGGAAAAGCGATAATTGCGAGCTCAAAACTTAACACTATACATCAGAAAACAAATACTACCTTAAACCCAAAGAATTTAATGATCTCCAATcgccatttaaaataattttaaacaaactcGAAAAACTTGATGagttaattaattcatttaatggattgcaaatata encodes the following:
- the LOC132925638 gene encoding piggyBac transposable element-derived protein 4-like, giving the protein MDEFQRRRIQQMLDDASDEEIWGDISSDENEDAEQSQVSNHDTDTEQSGYSDEDNGITRDTIDVCDEKSYHESDDDLPLAMRLVDSYYGKDGTKWNREKPLQIRRAYAQNVLTEKSGVKETSRQAKTIVDSWYIFFPKSMLEIIVKYTNVYIQKVRPNFTRERDASDTNIAEIKAVIGILYMIGAIKCGHRSSEDLWKKDGTGAELFSCVMSERRFRCKTAYSMSEYTCIDEKLQAFRGKCSFRQYIPSKPAKYGIKIFALCDNLNFYTGNLEIYAGTQPDGPFKVDNGAASVVKRLIQPISKTGRNVTTDNWFTSVELANDLQKTHKLSLLGTLRKNKRQIPPEFTQTKHRIITSSYFAFSKNQTLVSYMPKKNKIVLVLSTMHFDKAIDTNTNEARKPEIITLYNATKGAVDNMDRMTENYTVARKSFRWPLTVFYSMLNIGGVNAQIIYQENCPNNKKTRLDFLKCLSRELMKEHMEYRCTIISLPKEIKNKIVKYGFHVNATEEIQRIRQSGRCSFCDRNKDRKTTKVCTNCARLICRDHLIEMCPSCCEEM